In Ananas comosus cultivar F153 linkage group 10, ASM154086v1, whole genome shotgun sequence, the following proteins share a genomic window:
- the LOC109716562 gene encoding C2 domain-containing protein At1g53590-like isoform X1 has translation MDIIEISIVHHIGIVLTALWIAVRLGWSHPLLFFMAFVYLCKVNERYIMKLRRRLQYEERRSASQRRLLSDAETVRWLNYAVKKIWPICMEQLASQQFLLPIIPWFLDKFKPWTARKAVMQHLYLGRNPPMFTGIRVIGESTDDDHLVLELGINFASAEDMSAILAVQLHQMIGFGMTTNLHITGMHVEGKVLVGVKFLQHWPFLGRLRICFVEPPYFQMTIKPVFSYGLDVSELPGISGWLDKLLDIAFGQTLVEPNMLVIDVEKFASAPSEGWFTIDEKPSVAYVKVEILEGADMKPSDLNGLADPYVKGQLGQCTFQTKIQQKTLAPKWMEEFKLPISSWEAPNVLALQVRDKDPIFDDMLGDCFININELRGGQRHEKWLPLKNIKMGRIRLAITVIEDELEKGKNDLSEDQEITKMTETLTPPSSFIAQDDDKDEHLEEHKKVADEYEPINIEGQEKVGVWVHRPGSNVSQTWESRKGRAHHREIQVNSEDNELKESPSSSPLATRDISSPISDTKEKVEGGKRSHQQGHTNKGLGGFFGSVFQPSPRKEKPREGVWEKRTSVKLEVDEVSISSASGNVLESEYIQGKDEGESTGEKNMSSNVKNNNSRSMKSVISKKGSRKVKEEQPSGNAQRDDSHGSSLSNDAM, from the exons GTTAATGAACGTTATATAATGAAATTGAGGAGGCGATTACAATACGAGGAAAGAAGAAGTGCCAGTCAACGAAGG CTTCTTTCTGATGCTGAGACAGTACGTTGGCTAAATTATGCGGTCAAAAAGATCTGGCCGATTTGCATGGAGCAGCTCGCGTCACAACAATTTCTGTTGCCTATCATACCATGGTTCCTGGACAAGTTTAAACCTTGGACTGCT CGTAAAGCAGTTATGCAGCACCTTTACTTGGGTAGAAATCCACCTATGTTCACCGGTATAAGGGTTATCGGTGAATCAACTGATGATGACCATTTG GTTCTTGAGTTGGGAATCAATTTCGCATCAGCAGAAGATATGAGTGCTATTCTTGCAGTGCAGCTACATCAAATGATAGGGTTTGGCATGACAACAAACTTGCATATTACTGGCATGCATGTCGAAGGAaag GTTCTGGTTGGTGTGAAGTTTCTTCAACATTGGCCATTTCTTGGGCGTCTCAGGATATGCTTTGTTGAGCCTCCTTATTTTCAGATGACAATAAAGCCGGTCTTCAGTTATGGCCTTGATGTTTCAGAACTACCAGGGATTTCTGGGTGGCTA GATAAGTTGTTGGATATTGCATTTGGGCAGACATTGGTCGAG ccTAATATGCTTGTTATTGATGTGGAAAAGTTTGCTTCAGCGCCCTCAG AAGGATGGTTTACAATTGATGAGAAGCCTTCCGTTGCTTATGTTAAAGTGGAGATTCTAGAAGGAGCTGACATGAAACCATCAGATTTAAATG GTCTTGCTGATCCTTATGTGAAGGGTCAGCTTGGCCAGTGTACATTCCAGACGAAGATTCAGCAGAAAACACTAGCTCCAAAGTGGATGGAGGAATTCAAGCTCCCCATTAGCTCTTGGGAAGCGCCTAATGTACTAGCTCTCCAAGTTCGTGACAAGGATCCTATTTTTGATGACATGCTTGG GGATTGTTTCATAAATATTAATGAATTAAGGGGTGGGCAAAGGCATGAGAAGTGGTTGCCTTTGAAGAACATTAAGATGGGAAGGATTCGGCTAGCAATAACTGTAATTGAAGATGAACTCGAGAAG GGAAAGAACGATCTTAGTGAAGATCAAGAAATCACCAAGATGACTGAAACATTGACACCTCCGTCAAGTTTTATAGCCCAAGATGACGACAAGGATGAACATTTGGAAGAACACAAAAAGGTTGCGGATGAGTATGAGCCTATCAATATAGAAGGACAAGAGAAGGTCGGAGTATGGGTACATCGTCCCGGGAGCAATGTTTCGCAAACATGGGAGTCCCGAAAAGGGCGAGCTCATCATCGAGAGATTCAAGTGAACAGCGAAGATAATGAACTCAAGGAGAgcccttcttcttcaccgttgGCCACCCGTGATATCAGTAGTCCAATTAGTGACACGAAGGAGAAGGTCGAGGGTGGAAAAAGATCTCATCAACAAGGTCACACAAATAAAGGATTAGGAGGATTTTTTGGTTCTGTGTTTCAACCAAGTCCCAGAAAGGAGAAACCGAGAGAGGGCGTGTGGGAGAAGCGGACATCGGTAAAACTTGAAGTGGATGAGGTTTCTATTAGCAGTGCTAGTGGGAATGTACTAGAGAGTGAGTACATACAGGGAAAGGACGAGGGAGAGAGCACAGGGGAAAAGAATATGAGTAGTAATGTGAAGAACAACAATTCTCGGAGTATGAAGAGTGTGATCAGCAAGAAAGGTTCCAGGAAGGTTAAAGAAGAACAGCCGTCGGGAAATGCCCAGAGGGATGATTCTCATGGATCTAGCTTGTCAAATGATGCAATGTAG
- the LOC109716747 gene encoding D-tyrosyl-tRNA(Tyr) deacylase isoform X2 — MRAIVQRVLSASVEVEGRVVSEIGPGLLVLVGIRDSDADSDADYICRKVLNMRLFPNEKTGKAWDQSVMQRQFGVLLVSQFTLYGILKGNKPDFHVAMPPQEAKPFYACLVEKFRKAYTADLVKDGIFGAMMKVNLVNDGPVTMQLDSSAAQDSSQPRSAACGLVEETE; from the exons ATGAGGGCGATCGTGCAGCGAGTCTTGTCCGCCAGCGTCGAG GTGGAGGGGCGCGTGGTATCGGAGATCGGGCCCggcctcctcgtcctcgtcggcATCCGCGACTCCGACGCCGACTCCGACGCCGATTACAT ATGTAGAAAGGTTCTAAACATGAGGTTATTTCCAAATGAAAAGACTGGAAAAGCATGGGATCAGAGT GTTATGCAAAGGCAATTTGGAGTTCTATTGG TCAGTCAATTTACCTTATATGGCATTCTCAAGGGTAATAAGCCAGATTTTCATGTGGCTATGCCACCTCAGGAAGCAAAACCCTTTTATGCGTGTCTAGTTGAGAAGTTTCGCAAAGCGTACACTGCAGATTTGGTGAAAG ATGGTATCTTTGGAGCAATGATGAAG GTTAATTTGGTAAATGATGGCCCTGTTACAATGCAACTTGATTCTTCCGCAGCACAAGATTCATCTCAACCAAG GAGTGCTGCCTGTGGGCTGGTGGAAGAAACTGAATGA
- the LOC109716680 gene encoding uncharacterized protein LOC109716680 — protein MDKSWIEKPRNSKAYMDGVVNFIRFATEKSSVRGKIVCPCRKCSNCSSHTPEVVEEHLMWKGFSVGYTEWIFHGESLSASLIESSHNIFASNTPTSTNVHEGTIGQDDIRGLLRDAIGIPDINLSSNPISNEDIMRNSSEASRQQDSSIDDTTSYANLMQDCDQELYLGCLGYEKIHACPNDCMLYWNDKINQETCHVCGSSRWLKNKEDEDDTLGEDEDTIKKKKPAKILRYFPLIPRLKRIYMSSKMASSMRWHEEGRTKDGILRHPADALAWRSFNDHHPDFSSDPRSIRLGLASDEFNPFRTMSSIYSTWPVMLIPYNLPPWLCMKKSALILSMVILGENGPGNDIDVYLQPPIHELKILWDGVDAFDAFTKQNFNMRAALLWTINDFPAYAILSGWSTKGRIACPCCGNSTHSRWLKHRGKFCYMGHRRWLEESHPFRFKKDDFDGSVELRSAPTTLSGTDTLRQLEGINFQYGKGAKFSKKRAREEVRNVINEELVEKDNNTSQVAVFEDADDLINDPQNLDEDGVHSVDQQLWKKRSIFFDLPHWKDNLLRHNLDVMHIEKNVCDNLVGTMLNIVGRTKDNLKARFDLKDIGIRHDLHPKVLPNNKTHLPAACYTMSVDEKVRFLTVLKNLKVPDGYASNISRGVNLKERTLTNLKSHDGHILMQDILPIALRVAMPKQVAVVAIVSELSSCFKALCLKALDIEELDRYLVRLKSYVRNRAQPEGSIAEGYIAEECLTFCSRYLEGVETIFNRPQRNYDNVHNADDYMFSSSGRVLGKFESVILDEISLSQAHRYVLLHCDKISSYRSEFLVAQRRANRNIRANPSIEHKWLVENFSNWLLTKVPKMAENNCPEEIIAIARGPNNVAKRYSGFVINGFRFHTKNREKLRKTQNSGVMVEAEGQDYYDKLTDIFELDYYESFKVVLFRCEWVDIRSPRGMKKDTNGFVLVNFSKLMHTGQLLKDDPFIFSSQAKQVFYIQDMKNEEWSYVFITKPRDLYDMGTTLQGEDDDDQTYTQCMPFNIIDANQLDNCASWARTDVKGENSL, from the exons ATGGATAAAAGTTGGATAGAAAAGCCAAGAAATAGCAAGGCTTATATGGATGGAGTGGTCAATTTCATTAGATTTGCCACTGAGAAATCATCTGTTAGAGGAAAAATTGTATGTCCTTGTAGAAAATGTTCCAATTGTTCGTCACATACTCCAGAAGTTGTTGAGGAGCATCTTATGTGGAAGGGTTTCTCAGTAGGCTATACCGAGTGGATATTTCATGGAGAGTCTTTGAGTGCATCTTTAATAGAAAGCTCCCATAATATCTTTGCTTCAAATACTCCAACTTCCACTAATGTGCATGAGGGTACCATAGGACAAGATGACATAAGAGGATTGCTTCGAGATGCCATAGGGATACCTGATATAAATTTGAGTAGTAATCCAATAAGTAATGAGGATATCATGAGGAATTCAAGCGAAGCCAGTCGACAACAAGATTCATCAATTGACGATACGACTTCATATGCTAATTTAATGCAAGACTGTGATCAAGAACTTTATTTGGGAT GTCTCGGATACGAAAAGATTCATGCTTGTCCTAATGATTGCATGTTATATTGGAATGACAAGATAAACCAAGAAACTTGTCATGTATGTGGATCTTCAAGGTggttaaagaataaagaagatgaagatgacaCTTTAGGAGAGGATGAAGATACGATTAAGAAGAAAAAGCCGGCCAAAATATTGCGGTATTTTCCTCTGATTCCAAgattaaaaagaatttatatgtCGTCGAAGATGGCTTCCTCCATGAGATGGCATGAAGAAGGCCGTACAAAGGATGGAATCTTAAGGCACCCAGCTGATGCCTTAGCATGGAGATCATTTAATGATCACCATCCAGATTTTTCTTCTGATCCTCGTAGTATTAGACTCGGACTAGCAAGCGATGAATTTAACCCTTTTAGAACAATGAGCTCCATATATAGTACGTGGCCTGTTATGCTGATCCCATATAATCTTCCACCATGGTTGTGTATGAAAAAATCAGCATTAATACTATCTATGGTTATCCTTGGTGAGAATGGTCCAGGCAATGATATTGATGTCTATTTGCAGCCTCCGATACATGAATTGAAAATATTGTGGGATGGTGTCGATGCATTTGATGCTTTCACAAAGCAAAACTTTAACATGCGGGCTGCTCTACTTTGGACCATCAATGATTTTCCTGCCTATGCAATCTTATCTGGTTGGAGTACTAAAGGGCGAATTGCTTGTCCTTGTTGTGGTAATTCGACTCATTCACGTTGGCTAAAGCATAGAGGAAAATTTTGCTATATGGGCCATCGTAGATGGTTAGAAGAAAGCCACCCATTTCGATTTAAAAAGGATGACTTTGATGGTTCTGTAGAGTTGCGGTCTGCTCCAACTACACTATCAGGAACTGACACTCTTAGGCAACTAGAGGGCATCAACTTTCAATATGGAAAAGGTGCTAAGTTTTCTAAGAAAAGGGCAAGAGAGGAAGTTCGTAACGTTATTAATGAAGAGCTAGTGGAAAAGGATAATAATACAAGCCAAGTTGCAGTCTTTGAGGATGCCGACGATTTGATCAACGATCCTCAAAACTTGGATGAGGATGGAGTACATAGTGTAGATCAACAACTatggaaaaaaagaagcatCTTTTTTGATCTACCTCATTGGAAGGATAATCTTCTTCGACACAATTTAGATGTAATGCATATTGAAAAAAATGTGTGTGATAATTTGGTAGGTACTATGTTGAATATTGTTGGAAGGACTAAAGACAACTTAAAAGCACGTTTTGATTTGAAAGATATAGGTATAAGGCACGACCTCCATCCTAAGGTTTTGCCTAATAATAAAACTCATTTGCCTGCTGCATGTTATACTATGTCGGTTGATGAAAAAGTTCGTTTCTTAACTGTTTTGAAGAATCTCAAAGTTCCAGATGGTTATGCTTCTAACATCTCACGTGGTGTAAATCTAAAGGAACGCACACTAACAAACCTTAAGTCTCATGACGGTCACATTTTGATGCAAGACATCCTACCAATAGCTTTGAGGGTTGCTATGCCCAAGCAAGTAGCAGTTGTTGCTATTGTTTCGGAGTTATCATCTTGTTTTAAAGCATTATGCTTAAAGGCTCTCGACATTGAGGAGCTTGATCG GTATTTAGTACGCTTAAAGTCATATGTACGCAATAGAGCTCAACCTGAGGGCTCTATTGCAGAAGGGTACATTGCCGAAGAGTGTTTGACATTTTGTTCGAGGTATCTTGAAGGTGTGGAGACAATTTTCAATCGACCGCAACGAAACTATGACAATGTGCATAATGCAGATGATTATATGTTCTCATCTAGTGGACGAGTTCTAGGAAAGTTTGAGAGTGTCATTCTTGATGAAATTTCTCTATCACAAGCACATCGTTATGTGCTACTCCATTGTGATAAGATATCCTCCTATCGTAG TGAATTTTTGGTTGCTCAGCGAAGAGCAAATCGTAACATTCGAGCTAACCCAAGTATCGAGCATAAATGGCTGgttgaaaatttttctaattgGCTTCTTACAAAG GTTCCAAAGATGGCCGAGAACAATTGCCCAGAGGAAATTATTGCAATTGCCCGAGGTCCAAATAATGTCGCTAAGAGATATAGTGGCTTTGTTATTAATGGGTTTAGATTCCATACAAAAAATCGTGAGAAATTAAGAAAAACCCAAAATTCTGGAGTGATGGTTGAAGCAGAAGGACAAGATTATTATGACAAACTCACAGATATTTTTGAGTTAGATTACTATGAAAGCTTTAAGGTCGTCTTGTTTCGTTGTGAGTGGGTTGATATTAGGTCACCAAGAGGAATGAAAAAGGACACAAATGGCTTTGTTCTTGTGAATTTTTCTAAGTTAATGCACACTGGGCAATTATTGAAAGATGATCCATTCATATTCTCATCTCAAGCAAAACAAGTTTTCTATATTCAAGACATGAAGAATGAAGAATGGTCTTATGTCTTTATAACAAAGCCAAGAGACTTGTATGATATGGGAACAACATTGCAAggagaggatgatgatgatcagACATACACTCAATGCATGCCGTTTAATATTATTGATGCTAACCAATTAGATAATTGTGCAAGTTGGGCAAGAACAGATGTTAAAGGAGAGAATAGTCTTTGA
- the LOC109716857 gene encoding LOB domain-containing protein 12-like: protein MQTNGGGGGGGRSCSDGESAGLRQACASCKHQRKRCAEDCFLAKYFPAEKQGEFRAVQKVFGLSNLTKMLRANATEAARQRAARTLTWEAEWRDRDPADGCFREVAELRCENRLLRDRIAALTQALTCQYPTLPPLPQFLHHDALQNDTVSIILNNNGNSNSNGNNNLVRENLSYYNFCNGPVGPVLGATSISSPPSFVDQGNFSPFNDDDEESNVLLHPDAVN, encoded by the coding sequence ATGCAGACgaacggaggaggaggaggaggaggaagaagctgCAGCGACGGAGAGTCGGCGGGGTTGCGGCAGGCGTGCGCGTCGTGCAAGCACCAGCGGAAGCGGTGCGCGGAGGACTGCTTCCTGGCGAAGTACTTCCCGGCGGAGAAGCAGGGCGAGTTCAGGGCGGTGCAGAAGGTGTTCGGGCTGAGCAACCTGACGAAGATGCTGCGCGCCAACGCCACCGAGGCCGCCCGCCAGCGCGCCGCCCGCACCCTCACCTGGGAGGCCGAGTGGCGCGACCGCGACCCCGCCGACGGCTGCTTCCGCGAGGTCGCCGAGCTCCGCTGCGAGAACCGCCTGCTCCGCGACCGCATCGCCGCCCTCACCCAAGCCCTCACCTGTCAGTACCCGACCCTCCCGCCGCTACCGCAGTTTCTTCATCACGACGCACTGCAGAACGATACCGTGAGCATAATATTGAACAACAACGGTAATAGTAATAGTAATGGTAATAATAATCTCGTACGTGAGAATTTGAGCTACTACAATTTTTGTAATGGACCCGTGGGCCCGGTGTTGGGAGCAACGTCTATATCGTCGCCGCCGAGTTTTGTAGACCAGGGCAATTTCTCACCgtttaatgatgatgatgaagaatCGAATGTGCTACTGCATCCTGATGCAGTAAACTAA
- the LOC109716699 gene encoding uncharacterized protein LOC109716699 produces the protein MVRSKRLRDHEVTNLVLDESQTNGDNSSSILQSTSLDPEPSSDRSPASDSESLESQPQVEEEVEIERDDTVEIIDEKGNVKKKRMMRAKDVWTLLASEKIKVECNQFGQPIKKAGGILGGWLGTVARRGNICPIHYISWKIMPTDPFKLKIINITRSKFSLPGGIMKVDVDGWILKSVSKKWKDYKYDLKAKSKINQHTQQEVSKSVPPEVVPQQWIDLVRYWYSEKSEKYSKIGTASRKNHTTPHTTGSKSFARKRDEFEEKNKKQPGRIEFYAITHNSKDKAYINTASNNFVENAMNAIAASSAAEPSKSSTNLENDYIKNTLKRDKYGRVLGYGNGPTPTKIFGLQSQLRDMDNEQEDPMKEEVKRLKAKIEVMQNKHDSDMLEIKSLLRQLVGQSVNSSTDIRDPAPS, from the exons ATGGTTCGATCGAAAAGATTGAGGGATCATGAAGTCACAAATCTTGTGCTGGATGAATCTCAAACAAATGGTGATAACTCGTCATCTATCTTGCAATCCACATCCTTAGACCCTGAGCCTTCTTCAGACCGATCACCTGCCTCAGATTCGGAGTCTTTGGAAAGCCAACCTCAAGTAGAGGAGGAAGTTGAGATTGAACGTGACGACACAGTAGAGATAATAG ATGAAAAAGGGAATGTGAAAAAAAAACGAATGATGCGTGCAAAGGATGTATGGACTTTGCTGGCTAGTGAAAAAATCAAAGTAGAATGCAACCAATTCGGGCAGCCAATAAAGAAAGCCGGGGGCATATTAGGAGGTTGGCTAGGGACTGTAGCACGACGTGGAAATATATGTCCTATCCACTACATAAGTTGGAAGATCATGCCTACAGATCCATTCAAACTAAAGATCATTAATATAACTCGA AGTAAGTTTTCTCTTCCCGGAGGTATAATGAAAGTTGATGTTGATGGTTGGATATTAAAATCGGTGAGCAAAAAATGGAAGGATTATAAATATGATCTTAAAGCAAAGAGTAAAATTAATCAACACACACAACAAGAAGTATCTAAAAGTGTGCCTCCAGAAGTTGTACCGCAACAATGGATCGATCTTGTTCGCTATTGGTATTCGGAGAAAAGCGAG aaatattcaaagaTCGGCACGGCATCGCGTAAAAATCATACAACTCCTCACACGACTGGTTCTAAGAGTTTTGCAAGGAAGCGAGATGAATTT gaagaaaaaaataaaaaacaaccaGGACGTATCGAGTTTTATGCCATAACGCACAATAGCAAAGATAAAGCTTACATCAATACAGCATCAAACAATTTTGTG GAAAACGCAATGAATGCTATAGCAGCAAGTTCGGCAGCTGAACCATCAAAATCTAGTACTAATCTGGAAAATGATTACATCAAGAATACTCTGAAAAGAGATAAATATGGTCGAGTATTGGGTTATGGGAATGGACCTACTCCAACAAAGATTTTTGGTCTTCAATCTCAGCTTAGGGACATGGATAATGAACAAGAAGATCCAATGAAAGAAGAAGTCAAAAGGTTGAAAGCTAAAATAGAAGTAATGCAAAACAAACACGACTCAGATATGCTAGAGATTAAGTCTCTATTGCGGCAACTTGTTGGGCAATCTGTTAATTCCAGCACTGATATAAGAGATCCAGCACCAAGTTAG
- the LOC109716562 gene encoding C2 domain-containing protein At1g53590-like isoform X2, whose translation MDIIEISIVHHIGIVLTALWIAVRLGWSHPLLFFMAFVYLCKVNERYIMKLRRRLQYEERRSASQRRLLSDAETVRWLNYAVKKIWPICMEQLASQQFLLPIIPWFLDKFKPWTARKAVMQHLYLGRNPPMFTGIRVIGESTDDDHLVLELGINFASAEDMSAILAVQLHQMIGFGMTTNLHITGMHVEGKVLVGVKFLQHWPFLGRLRICFVEPPYFQMTIKPVFSYGLDVSELPGISGWLDKLLDIAFGQTLVEPNMLVIDVEKFASAPSEGWFTIDEKPSVAYVKVEILEGADMKPSDLNGLADPYVKGQLGQCTFQTKIQQKTLAPKWMEEFKLPISSWEAPNVLALQVRDKDPIFDDMLGDCFININELRGGQRHEKWLPLKNIKMGRIRLAITVIEDELEKNFHRERTILVKIKKSPR comes from the exons GTTAATGAACGTTATATAATGAAATTGAGGAGGCGATTACAATACGAGGAAAGAAGAAGTGCCAGTCAACGAAGG CTTCTTTCTGATGCTGAGACAGTACGTTGGCTAAATTATGCGGTCAAAAAGATCTGGCCGATTTGCATGGAGCAGCTCGCGTCACAACAATTTCTGTTGCCTATCATACCATGGTTCCTGGACAAGTTTAAACCTTGGACTGCT CGTAAAGCAGTTATGCAGCACCTTTACTTGGGTAGAAATCCACCTATGTTCACCGGTATAAGGGTTATCGGTGAATCAACTGATGATGACCATTTG GTTCTTGAGTTGGGAATCAATTTCGCATCAGCAGAAGATATGAGTGCTATTCTTGCAGTGCAGCTACATCAAATGATAGGGTTTGGCATGACAACAAACTTGCATATTACTGGCATGCATGTCGAAGGAaag GTTCTGGTTGGTGTGAAGTTTCTTCAACATTGGCCATTTCTTGGGCGTCTCAGGATATGCTTTGTTGAGCCTCCTTATTTTCAGATGACAATAAAGCCGGTCTTCAGTTATGGCCTTGATGTTTCAGAACTACCAGGGATTTCTGGGTGGCTA GATAAGTTGTTGGATATTGCATTTGGGCAGACATTGGTCGAG ccTAATATGCTTGTTATTGATGTGGAAAAGTTTGCTTCAGCGCCCTCAG AAGGATGGTTTACAATTGATGAGAAGCCTTCCGTTGCTTATGTTAAAGTGGAGATTCTAGAAGGAGCTGACATGAAACCATCAGATTTAAATG GTCTTGCTGATCCTTATGTGAAGGGTCAGCTTGGCCAGTGTACATTCCAGACGAAGATTCAGCAGAAAACACTAGCTCCAAAGTGGATGGAGGAATTCAAGCTCCCCATTAGCTCTTGGGAAGCGCCTAATGTACTAGCTCTCCAAGTTCGTGACAAGGATCCTATTTTTGATGACATGCTTGG GGATTGTTTCATAAATATTAATGAATTAAGGGGTGGGCAAAGGCATGAGAAGTGGTTGCCTTTGAAGAACATTAAGATGGGAAGGATTCGGCTAGCAATAACTGTAATTGAAGATGAACTCGAGAAG AACTTCCACAGGGAAAGAACGATCTTAGTGAAGATCAAGAAATCACCAAGATGA
- the LOC109716747 gene encoding D-tyrosyl-tRNA(Tyr) deacylase isoform X1, producing the protein MRAIVQRVLSASVEVEGRVVSEIGPGLLVLVGIRDSDADSDADYICRKVLNMRLFPNEKTGKAWDQSVMQRQFGVLLVSQFTLYGILKGNKPDFHVAMPPQEAKPFYACLVEKFRKAYTADLVKGLIWMLEAKMYLRLSLILLESKHLAEVHALNLFHGLHLSLLLRMYLSD; encoded by the exons ATGAGGGCGATCGTGCAGCGAGTCTTGTCCGCCAGCGTCGAG GTGGAGGGGCGCGTGGTATCGGAGATCGGGCCCggcctcctcgtcctcgtcggcATCCGCGACTCCGACGCCGACTCCGACGCCGATTACAT ATGTAGAAAGGTTCTAAACATGAGGTTATTTCCAAATGAAAAGACTGGAAAAGCATGGGATCAGAGT GTTATGCAAAGGCAATTTGGAGTTCTATTGG TCAGTCAATTTACCTTATATGGCATTCTCAAGGGTAATAAGCCAGATTTTCATGTGGCTATGCCACCTCAGGAAGCAAAACCCTTTTATGCGTGTCTAGTTGAGAAGTTTCGCAAAGCGTACACTGCAGATTTGGTGAAAG GTCTTATTTGGATGTTAGA GGCCAAAATGTATCTCAGGTTATCCCTAATTTTATTGGAGAGCAAGCATCTAGCTGAAGTGCATGCTTTGAATCTCTTTCATGGGCTGCATCTCTCTCTGCTCCTCAGAATGTACCTTTCTGATTAA